From Nymphaea colorata isolate Beijing-Zhang1983 chromosome 6, ASM883128v2, whole genome shotgun sequence, a single genomic window includes:
- the LOC116255956 gene encoding probable leucine-rich repeat receptor-like protein kinase At2g28990: protein MAYSMEVLEAPEKVRNGTALEKPASEAKESGRHAASRVSSTGTDDRTLLVDAVARHFTYNEIWSITGNFSQVTGEGGSSTVYFGQLPEDRANELTWRRRLRIALDAAIGLEYLHTGCKPAVIHRDIKPANILLDENLQAKLADLGLSKAGAIDGTECSAYQTKVAGTMGYIDPEYLYTQTLTEKNGVYSFGIVLFELITGKPPIMITETNEKCHLTKWVIPMIIRGEIESLLDPLLKGQCNIQSVWEVAAIAKAAIQNPAGRPDMTQIVSTLRTALRMETSSVDTSPVCAIITRQSSF, encoded by the exons ATGGCTTACTCAATGGAAGTTCTAGAAGCACCGGAAAAAGTACGCAATGGAACCGCCCTGGAAAAACCAGCTTCTGAAGCTAAAGAATCAGGACGCCATGCAGCTAGCAGAGTATCAAGTACTGGAACAGATGACAGAACGCTGCTGGTGGATGCAGTTGCACGTCACTTTACCTACAATGAGATCTGGAGCATTACCGGAAACTTCAGTCAGGTCACCGGTGAAGGAGGATCTTCCACCGTCTATTTCGGCCAGCTACCAGAAG ATAGGGCCAATGAGTTGACATGGAGAAGACGACTGCGGATAGCACTGGACGCTGCAATAG GGTTAGAGTATCTGCATACAGGATGCAAACCAGCAGTCATTCACAGAGATATCAAGCCCGCAAATATCCTTTTGGATGAAAATCTACAAGCAAAATTAGCAGATTTGGGGTTGTCCAAGGCTGGAGCAATAGATGGAACAGAGTGTTCTGCTTATCAAACCAAAGTTGCTGGCACAATGGGATACATTGATCCTGA GTATCTCTATACACAGACTCTCACTGAAAAGAATGGTGTCTACAGTTTCGGCATAGTTCTTTTTGAGCTCATAACAGGAAAGCCGCCCATAATGATCACTGAAACGAATGAAAAATGCCATCTCACTAAATGGGTCATTCCCATGATCATTAGAGGAGAGATAGAGAGTCTACTTGATCCATTATTGAAGGGCCAGTGTAATATCCAATCTGTTTGGGAAGTAGCTGCGATTGCAAAGGCTGCCATACAAAATCCAGCAGGCAGACCAGATATGACCCAAATTGTATCCACGCTGAGGACAGCCTTAAGGATGGAAACTTCTTCGGTGGACACGTCTCCCGTGTGCGCAATTATCACCAGGCAATCTTCTTTTTGA